A genomic region of Oryza glaberrima chromosome 1, OglaRS2, whole genome shotgun sequence contains the following coding sequences:
- the LOC127785981 gene encoding uncharacterized protein LOC127785981 yields MEPSTAQGTSVAPVPWQRLGQEPRQRDGRWRARCALQLAAFAGATAAFAAVAYRVRHRPRDIAFLAVTYWLVALLLCLVEKLEALRLDASPPARETELRRVRLGVWAVAVTLGNTVAWRVCDAMPFLALKLGVWGVTLVVLGFAYYFVFRSKAGECHDEEHGHPSS; encoded by the coding sequence atgGAGCCTTCGACCGCGCAGGGAACATCGGTGGCGCCGGTGCCATGGCAGAGGCTGGGCCAAGAGCCGCGCCAGCGGGACGGGCGGTGGCGCGCACGGTGCGCGCTCCagctcgccgccttcgccggcgcgaccgccgccttcgccgccgtggcgtACCGCGTGCGCCACCGGCCCCGCGACATCGCGTTCCTGGCCGTCACCTACTGGCTCGTCGCGCTGCTGCTTTGCCTCGTCGAGAAGCTCGAGGCCCTGCGGCTCGACGCGTCCCCGCCGGCGAGGGAGACCGAGCTGCGGCGCGTCAGGCTCGGCGTGTGGGCGGTCGCCGTGACGCTGGGCAACACGGTGGCGTGGCGCGTCTGCGACGCGATGCCGTTCTTGGCGCTGAAGCTGGGCGTGTGGGGCGTCACGCTGGTGGTACTAGGCTTCGCCTACTACTTCGTCTTCCGTTCCAAAGCCGGCGAGTGCCACGACGAGGAGCACGGCCATCCCTCAAGCTGA
- the LOC127767111 gene encoding uncharacterized protein LOC127767111 produces the protein MEFAVGSGSVRDLPPSKRFKYVGGSSLGMAPCLPAKKRLCPPMLEAPAAAAVPVCLPAKKRAYAAAAAMEGGGFALCLPAKKRAYAPPVDDAVAPACLPAKKRIHAPPPPPPDSGASPSAPTTKRVDTLPPAAADKAAISPSIPVPVRKRVHAPQPPPAPAPEKAAVSPSIPVPAKKRVSAPAAAAATDASPRVPFKDLVNTLPPPRDAAVSPSIPAKKSARAPPSPKDTAAPVSVCLPSNKRVMPPFLPPSPPPSKESDGARVAAVKEAKPQGSNKRGATTNSSVANGVEDDYARAEASKIQEKPKIPEKPINHEEIKEQVSKKQRSNTCRESKDQECNQSCSAISAKQSEVEALEKACKAIDLNEAAREEDSWDGERVAREPTQEAMAAAAAAEEEVEEEDDGVHCAVCGSTDGDPSDPIVFCDGCDLMVHASCYGNPLASSIPDGDWFCSVCTAAAAKKSKGNKPPPPPPRCCLCPARGGAMKRTTDARWAHIACALLVPEVFFRDPDGRDGVDCSRVPAHRFATACYVCESGGGCALECSQPRCGLGFHVSCGLDAGLCIEYQEAKAGGGGGGVVAGFCLEHTKLWEKQQLTGKYKIVSRGQK, from the exons ATGGAGTTCGCCGTCGGCAGCGGGAGCGTGCGTGATCTGCCGCCTTCCAAGCGGTTCAAGTACGTCGGCGGCTCCAGTCTCGGGATGGCGCCGTGCCTGCCGGCGAAGAAGCGGTTGTGCCCGCCGATGctggaggcgccggcggcggcggccgtccccgTTTGCCTCCCGGCGAAGAAGCGGGCttatgcggcggcggcggcgatggagggggGCGGTTTCGCTCTGTGCCTCCCGGCTAAGAAGCGCGCCTATGCGCCACCGGTGGATGATGCCGTCGCGCCGGCGTGTCTTCCGGCCAAGAAGCGcatccacgcgccgccgccgccgccgccggatagTGGTGCTTCTCCCTCAGCCCCGACTACGAAGCGCGTCGACACtctgccaccggcggcggcggataaGGCTGCTATTTCTCCGAGCATCCCGGTCCCGGTCAGGAAGCGTGTTCAcgcgccgcaaccgccgccggcgccggcgccggagaaggcggcggttTCTCCGAGCATCCCGGTCCCTGCTAAGAAGCGCGtcagcgcgccggcggcggcggcggctactgaCGCTTCTCCCCGCGTCCCGTTCAAGGATCTCGTCAAcaccctgccgccgccgagagACGCCGCCGTTTCTCCGAGCATCCCGGCCAAGAAgagcgcccgcgcgccgccgtccccgaaGGACACCGCCGCTCCGGTCTCGGTTTGCCTACCGAGCAATAAGCGCGTGATGCCGCCGTTTctcccgccatcgccgcctccatccAAGGAGTCGGATGGAGCTCGCGTCGCCGCTGTTAAAGAAGCCAAGCCTCAAGGATCCAATAAACGTGGCGCCACCACCAATTCGAGCGTGGCAAATGGTGTGGAAGATGATTATGCAAGAGCTGAAGCATCCAAGATTCAAGAGAAGCCCAAGATTCCGGAGAAGCCTATCAATCATGAAGAAATCAAGGAGCAAGTGTCGAAGAAACAAAGATCAAACACTTGCAGAGAATCGAAAGATCAGGAATGCAATCAATCCTGCAGTGCTATTAGTGCGAAGCAATCTGAAGTCGAAGCACTCGAGAAAGCTTGCAAAGCGATTGATCTCAACGAAGCAGCACGGGAAGAAGACTCCTGGGATGGAGAGAGAGTGGCGCGAGAGCCAACGCAagaggccatggcggcggcggcggcggcggaggaggaggtggaagaggaggacgacggcgtgcACTGCGCGGTGTGCGGGAGCACCGACGGCGACCCGTCGGACCCCATCGTGTTCTGCGACGGGTGCGACCTCATGGTGCACGCCTCCTGCTACGGCAACCCGCTCGCCTCGTCCATCCCCGACGGCGACTGGTTCTGCTCCgtctgcaccgccgccgccgccaagaagaGCAAGGGCaacaagccgccgccgccgccgccacgctgctGCCTCTGcccggcgaggggcggcgcgaTGAAGCGCACGACGGACGCGCGGTGGGCGCACATCGCGTGCGCGCTGCTGGTGCCGGAGGTGTTCTTCCGCGACCCCGAcggccgcgacggcgtcgactGCTCCCGCGTCCCCGCGCACCGCTTCGCCACGGCGTGCTACGTctgcgagagcggcggcggctgcgcgctcGAGTGCTCGCAGCCCAGGTGCGGCCTAGGGTTCCACGTCTCCTGCGGCCTCGACGCCGGCCTCTGCATCGAGTACCAGGAGGccaaggccggcggcggcggcggcggcgtcgtcgccggcttcTGCTTGGAGCACACCAAGCTCTGGGAAAAG CAACAATTGACAGGCAAGTACAAGATTGTGTCAAGAGGGCAGAAATGA
- the LOC127754950 gene encoding alkane hydroxylase MAH1-like encodes MELLPWLLGFVVKYPEIMASAACFLLLFCRFRRRSKRIPTNWPVVGALPAIVANAGRVHDWVTEFLRAAAMSHVVEGPWGSPGDVLITADPANVAHMFTANFGNYPKGEEFAAMFDVLGGGIFNADGESWSFQRRKAHALLSDARFRAAVAASTSRKLGGGLVPLLDGVAASGAAVDLQDVFMRLTFDLTAMFVFGVDPGCLAADFPTVPFAAAMDDAEEVLFYRHVAPVPWLRLQSYLKIGHYKKMAKAREVLDASIAELIALRRERKAADANATGDADLLTAYLACQDEIGMDGAAFDAFLRDTTLNLMVAGRDTTSSALTWFFWLLSNHPGVEARILAELRAHPPSPTGAELKRLVYLHAALSESLRLYPPVPFEHKAAARPDTLPSGAAVGPTRRVIVSLYSMGRMEAVWGKGCEEFRPERWLTPAGRFRHERSCKFAAFNVGPRTCLGRDLAFAQMKAVVAAVVPRFRVAAAAAPPRPKLSIILHMRDGLKVKVHRRQED; translated from the coding sequence ATGGAGCTCCTGCCATGGCTTCTCGGCTTCGTGGTCAAGTACCCGGAGATCATGGCGTCCGCCGCTTGCTTCTTGCTGCTCTTCTGCAGGTTTAGGAGGAGGAGCAAGCGGATTCCGACGAACTGGCCGGTGGTCGGCGCGCTCCCGGCGATCGTGGCGAACGCTGGGCGCGTCCACGACTGGGTGACGGAGTTCctccgcgcggcggcgatgtcgcACGTCGTCGAGGGGCCGTGGGGCTCGCCGGGGGACGTGCTCATCACCGCCGACCCGGCGAACGTGGCGCACATGTTCACGGCGAACTTCGGCAACTACCCCAAGGGGGAGGAGTTCGCCGCCATGTTCgacgtgctcggcggcggcatctTCAACGCCGACGGCGAGTCGTGGTCGTTCCAGCGGCGGAAGGCGCACGCGCTGCTGTCGGACGCGCGGTtccgcgccgccgtggcggcgagcaCGTCGCGGAAGCTCGGCGGCGGGCTCGTGCCGCTGCTCGACGGGGTCGCCGCGTCGGGCGCCGCCGTGGACCTGCAGGACGTGTTCATGCGCCTCACGTTCGACCTCACGGCGATGTTCGTGTTCGGCGTCGACCCCggctgcctcgccgccgacttCCCCACCGTCCCCTTCGCCGCGGCCATGGACGACGCCGAGGAGGTGCTCTTCTACCGCCACGTCGCGCCCGTGCCATGGCTAAGGCTCCAGAGCTACCTCAAGATCGGGCACTACAAGAAGATGGCCAAGGCTCGGGAGGTGCTCGACGCGTCCATCGCCGAGCTCATCGCTCTCCGGCGAGAGCGCAAGGCGGCCGACGCCAACGCCACCGGCGACGCCGACCTGCTCACGGCGTACCTGGCATGCCAGGACGAGATCGGCATGGACGGCGCCGCGTTTGACGCGTTCCTGCGCGACACGACGCTGAACCTCATGGTCGCCGGCCGCGACACGACGAGCTCGGCCCTGACATGGTTCTTCTGGCTGCTCTCCAACCACCCCGGCGTCGAGGCCAGGAtcctcgccgagctccgcgCGCACCCGCCGTCACCCACCGGCGCCGAGCTGAAGCGGCTGGTCTACCTGCACGCGGCGCTGTCGGAGTCGCTCCGGCTGTACCCGCCGGTGCCGTTCGAGcacaaggcggcggcgaggccggacACGCTGccgagcggcgccgccgtggggcCGACGCGGCGGGTGATCGTGTCGCTCTACTCCATGGGGAGGATGGAGGCGGTGTGGGGGAAGGGCTGCGAGGAGTTCAGGCCGGAGCGGTGgctgacgccggcggggaggttCCGGCACGAGCGCTCGTGCAAGTTCGCCGCGTTCAACGTCGGCCCGCGCACGTGCCTCGGCCGCGACCTCGCGTTCGCGCAGATGaaggccgtcgtcgccgccgtcgtgccgcgGTTCcgtgtcgctgccgccgcggcgccgccgcggcccaaGCTGTCCATCATCCTCCACATGAGGGATGGACTGAAGGTGAAGGTGCACAGGAGACAAGAGGATTGA
- the LOC127760658 gene encoding uncharacterized protein LOC127760658, translating to MDDDLSKKPQREQDGDNALLPCVIAGFLVAGHVAACTYRAAAEPRDLAFVAAAYTMLALLLYCVGRFEALAADGSSPAAAVARERLRLPVWALSTALTVLFSSRVAPMMPPPLNALVVAMSVVVTVGGFCLLFLGNAGEDDVDDDDDEDEAASDQDEEV from the coding sequence ATGGACGATGACCTGTCGAAGAAACCTCAGCGGGAGCAGGACGGCGACAACGCGCTGCTCCCGTGCGTCATCGCGggcttcctcgtcgccggccacgtcGCCGCGTGCACCtaccgcgcggcggcggaaccGCGTGAcctcgccttcgtcgccgccgcgtacACCATGCTCGCGCTGCTCCTCTACTGCGTCGGCAGGTTcgaggcgctcgccgccgacggctcctctccggccgccgccgtggcgaggGAGCGGCTGAGGCTGCCCGTCTGGGCGCTCTCGACGGCGCTGACCGTCCTCTTCTCGTCGCGCGTCGCGCcgatgatgccgccgccgctgaacgCGCTCGTCGTGGCCATGTCGGTGGTCGTCACCGTCGGTGGCTTCTGCTTGCTGTTCCTCGGCAATGCAGGGGaagacgacgtcgacgacgacgacgacgaggacgaggcaGCTTCTGATCAGGATGAGGAAGTCTGA
- the LOC127785951 gene encoding F-box protein At2g05970-like isoform X2 produces MADWAGLQTDILGVIVKKLAVPDYLRFRAVCTSWNHLCRDVFNCPRIDPWLMLPTNALNDSKFLCVPERKNQTIRLPSTVTIFGSTWIPVGSSHGWLIFYSPSHGTMQLVNPISGMQFNLPPIGRRAFSKAMLLDMNDTNFTVAVILRDQKGYKVTRKGSNSWSSVESKHDLVDIFKHRRQLYTVDIYGTVQLWAEPPRSWPDEDAPQVNDPYHNLIHYPHQHGKLNCLVESPAGDLMRVKRQSNDKFVVWILDKGTFSWEKVDNIRDFALFVSYYSSVCYRAKDHLNLKSNCVYFIDSYSNLCAFNLENRTKELVEALEPAHAHGHPEPHAVRRRPEGQRYMWLIPSLR; encoded by the coding sequence ATGGCAGATTGGGCTGGTCTTCAGACTGATATCCTTGGTGTAATTGTAAAGAAGCTTGCCGTCCCTGACTATCTGAGATTCCGTGCTGTATGCACATCTTGGAACCATCTCTGTAGGGATGTATTCAACTGTCCAAGGATAGACCCATGGCTGATGCTCCCTACAAATGCGCTTAATGATTCTAAATTTTTGTGTGTACCTGAAAGGAAGAACCAAACCATTCGTCTCCCGAGCACTGTTACAATCTTTGGCTCCACCTGGATTCCTGTTGGTTCTTCCCATGGTTGGCTCATCTTTTACAGCCCATCTCATGGAACCATGCAGCTGGttaatcccattagtggcatGCAGTTCAATCTTCCCCCAATCGGACGAAGGGCCTTCTCCAAGGCCATGTTGCTTGACATGAATGACACAAACTTCACTGTTGCTGTCATCTTACGTGACCAGAAAGGATATAAGGTAACGCGTAAAGGAAGCAACAGCTGGTCATCAGTGGAATCAAAGCATGATCTAGTGGATATCTTCAAGCACAGGAGACAGCTCTACACCGTTGATATATATGGCACAGTTCAGTTGTGGGCAGAACCGCCCCGTTCATGGCCAGATGAAGACGCCCCGCAGGTGAATGACCCGTATCATAACCTCATTCACTATCCGCATCAACATGGAAAGCTTAACTGTTTGGTGGAGTCCCCAGCTGGTGATCTAATGAGGGTGAAGCGGCAATCAAATGATAAGTTTGTGGTCTGGATTCTGGACAAGGGGACATTTTCCTGGGAGAAGGTTGATAACATCCGGGACTTTGCGCTGTTTGTCAGCTACTACAGCTCGGTCTGTTACCGGGCGAAGGATCATCTCAACCTGAAGTCGAATTGTGTCTACTTCATTGACTCCTACAGCAACCTGTGCGCATTCAACCTGGAGAACAGGACGAAGGAGCTCGTTGAAGCTCTTGAGCCCGCCCATGCCCACGGTCATCCAGAGCCTCACGCTGTCCGGCGCAGGCCGGAAGGACAGAGGTACATGTGGTTAATCCCTTCGCTGAGATAA
- the LOC127785951 gene encoding F-box protein At2g05970-like isoform X1 — translation MSAKVPRRLEANSVGMADWAGLQTDILGVIVKKLAVPDYLRFRAVCTSWNHLCRDVFNCPRIDPWLMLPTNALNDSKFLCVPERKNQTIRLPSTVTIFGSTWIPVGSSHGWLIFYSPSHGTMQLVNPISGMQFNLPPIGRRAFSKAMLLDMNDTNFTVAVILRDQKGYKVTRKGSNSWSSVESKHDLVDIFKHRRQLYTVDIYGTVQLWAEPPRSWPDEDAPQVNDPYHNLIHYPHQHGKLNCLVESPAGDLMRVKRQSNDKFVVWILDKGTFSWEKVDNIRDFALFVSYYSSVCYRAKDHLNLKSNCVYFIDSYSNLCAFNLENRTKELVEALEPAHAHGHPEPHAVRRRPEGQRYMWLIPSLR, via the exons ATGTCTGCGAAGGTTCCAAG GCGCCTAGAAGCTAATTCCGTTGGGATGGCAGATTGGGCTGGTCTTCAGACTGATATCCTTGGTGTAATTGTAAAGAAGCTTGCCGTCCCTGACTATCTGAGATTCCGTGCTGTATGCACATCTTGGAACCATCTCTGTAGGGATGTATTCAACTGTCCAAGGATAGACCCATGGCTGATGCTCCCTACAAATGCGCTTAATGATTCTAAATTTTTGTGTGTACCTGAAAGGAAGAACCAAACCATTCGTCTCCCGAGCACTGTTACAATCTTTGGCTCCACCTGGATTCCTGTTGGTTCTTCCCATGGTTGGCTCATCTTTTACAGCCCATCTCATGGAACCATGCAGCTGGttaatcccattagtggcatGCAGTTCAATCTTCCCCCAATCGGACGAAGGGCCTTCTCCAAGGCCATGTTGCTTGACATGAATGACACAAACTTCACTGTTGCTGTCATCTTACGTGACCAGAAAGGATATAAGGTAACGCGTAAAGGAAGCAACAGCTGGTCATCAGTGGAATCAAAGCATGATCTAGTGGATATCTTCAAGCACAGGAGACAGCTCTACACCGTTGATATATATGGCACAGTTCAGTTGTGGGCAGAACCGCCCCGTTCATGGCCAGATGAAGACGCCCCGCAGGTGAATGACCCGTATCATAACCTCATTCACTATCCGCATCAACATGGAAAGCTTAACTGTTTGGTGGAGTCCCCAGCTGGTGATCTAATGAGGGTGAAGCGGCAATCAAATGATAAGTTTGTGGTCTGGATTCTGGACAAGGGGACATTTTCCTGGGAGAAGGTTGATAACATCCGGGACTTTGCGCTGTTTGTCAGCTACTACAGCTCGGTCTGTTACCGGGCGAAGGATCATCTCAACCTGAAGTCGAATTGTGTCTACTTCATTGACTCCTACAGCAACCTGTGCGCATTCAACCTGGAGAACAGGACGAAGGAGCTCGTTGAAGCTCTTGAGCCCGCCCATGCCCACGGTCATCCAGAGCCTCACGCTGTCCGGCGCAGGCCGGAAGGACAGAGGTACATGTGGTTAATCCCTTCGCTGAGATAA
- the LOC127763078 gene encoding 60S ribosomal protein L18a-like protein, with protein sequence MGEAGSDQFCHCQGCLGKYTLLRDEENPRLAMFERRLPCFGCGIGWSSFLLGFLCPLIWYYAATLYCCKYYNKDPRERPGLAASAVAAAIFTTATIITLTTMLIICVYK encoded by the exons ATGGGGGAAG CAGGCTCGGATCAATTTTGCCATTGTCAGGGCTGTCTTGGCAAGTATACATTGCTCAGAGATGAAGAAAACCCACGGCTGGCAATGTTTGAAAGACGACTTCCTTGCTTTGGTTGTGGTATAGGATGGTCCTC TTTCCTTTTAGGTTTCTTGTGTCCGTTGATCTGGTACTATGCAGCAACTCTTTACTGCTGTAAGTACTACAACAAAGATCCCCGAGAGCGCCCTGGTCTTGCTGCATCGGCGGTTGCG GCGGCTATCTTCACAACCGCGACAATCATCACCCTCACCACAATGCTGATAATCTGTGTATACAAATGA
- the LOC127765400 gene encoding polynucleotide 5'-hydroxyl-kinase NOL9-like, translating into MAGASPSARAEVVVPPDWAAATATAAAASSEPAPPVVVVCGPKNAGKSTFSRLLLNSLLPRYGRVGYLDTDVGQPEFSPPGCLSFHVVDEALTDLLNPTLRECERCCFFGDISSKRDPETYLNCLFHLYDYFVEKYRSGASEPLPLIVNTPGWVKGAGFDMLVEMLRYICPTIVVQIRISAQSKNLPDGMFWLDCGQTGPNMINIDAPFHDALNRSLLIQKDSYGMRERRLIEYFKQCFPSDISLTTNKELAYALTSLPPYEVSISDVMVIHLHCQVPPSEVWHSLNATIVGLAISCGTIEAGRSIPWCAGLGIIRGIDVQRGILYVITPVPLEHLQRVDLLLQGLIEIPKSLLQVRGCVSPYMPTNVLHRISERDINT; encoded by the exons ATGGCTGGAgcctcgccgtcggcgcgcgCCGAGGTGGTCGTCCCGCCGGACTGGGCGGCGgctaccgccaccgccgccgccgcctcctccgagCCCGCGCcaccggtcgtcgtcgtctgcgGGCCCAAGAACGCCGGCAAGTCCACCttctcccgcctcctcctcaacTCGCTGCTCCCCAG GTATGGGAGGGTGGGGTATCTGGACACGGATGTCGGGCAGCCGGAGTTCTCGCCGCCGGGATGCCTCTCGTTCCACGTCGTCGACGAAGCTCTCACAG ATTTGCTCAACCCAACTCTGCGTGAGTGTGAAAG GTGTTGCTTCTTCGGTGATATTTCTTCAAAGCGAGATCCAGAAACATATCTGAATTGTCTATTTCATTTGTATGACTATTTTGTTGAAAAATATCGATCTGGTGCCAGTGAACCTCTACCTTTAATTGTCAACACTCCTGGATGGGTGAAAG gtgctggttttgaTATGCTGGTAGAGATGCTAAGGTATATCTGCCCCACAATTGTTGTTCAGATACGCATCTCTGCGCAGAGCAAGAATCTCCCTGATGGAATGTTTTGGTTAGATTGTGGGCAAACAGGACCAAACATGATCAATATTGATGCTCCATTTCATGATGCTTTGAATAGATC GTTGTTAATCCAGAAAGATTCTTATGGAATGCGTGAGCGCCGGCTTATAGAGTACTTCAAGCAATGTTTTCCAAGTGACATATCACTGACAACAAATAAGGAGCTTGCCTATGCCCTAACTTCACTTCCACCCTATGAAGTATCAATTTCAGATGTTATGGTTATACATCTTCATTGCCAG GTACCTCCTAGTGAGGTATGGCATAGTCTAAATGCTACCATAGTTGGTTTGGCCATTAGCTGTGGCACGATCGAGGCAGGCCGTTCAATCCCTTGGTGTGCTGGTCTTG GTATTATCAGAGGCATCGATGTGCAAAGAGGCATATTATATGTAATAACTCCTGTTCCTCTAGAGCATCTTCAAAGAGTTGATCTCTTGCTTCAGGGACTCATTGAGATCCCAAAGTCTCTTCTGCAG GTCCGAGGATGCGTCTCACCATACATGCCAACGAATGTGCTGCACAGGATTTCGGAGAGGGACATAAACACCTGA